From a single Nicotiana tabacum cultivar K326 chromosome 8, ASM71507v2, whole genome shotgun sequence genomic region:
- the LOC142163142 gene encoding uncharacterized protein LOC142163142 gives MCLATAPILALPSGSGGFTQRDLNLWQRHWMELLKGYDGSIMYHPGKANAVADVLSRKSIGSLAHIASAKRLLAKDIQKLEDTGIRFSIRNSEALLACAQAKSSLVEHIKATQYEDKRLCKYKDEVLASKRKDMIVESDGVLRMGDKLCVVDVDGLRHDILEEAHNSKYTIHHGSTKMYHDLKQFYWWEGMKKDVANFVSSCLTYQKVKAEH, from the exons atGTGTCTGGCAACTGCACCAATATTAGCCTTACCATCAGGTTCTGGAGGATTTACA cagAGAGATCTGAATCTTTGGCAGCGTCATTGGATGGAACTACTCAAAGGATATGATGGTTCTATTATGTATCATCCTGGAAAAGCCAATGCGGTGGCTGATGTATTGAGCAGAAAATCCATAGGGAGTTTGGCACATATAGCTTCTGCAAAGAGACTTTTGGCTAAAGATATTCAGAAACTAGAAGATACAGGTATCAGATTTAGTATCAGAAATTCAGAGGCATTGTTGGCTTGTGCTCAGGCTAAGTCTTCATTAGTTGAGCACATTAAGGCCACCCAATATGAGGATAAACGATTATGTAAATACAAAGATGAGGTCTTAGCTAGTAAAAGAAAGGATATGATTGTTGAAAGTGATGGTGTTCTTCGAATGGGCGACAAGCTATGTGTAGTAGACGTAGATGGGTTGAGACATGatattcttgaagaagcccacaaCTCTAAATACACTATACATCATGGATCCACAAAAATGTACCATGACCTGAAGCAATTTTATTGGTGGGAAggtatgaagaaagatgttgctaactttgtttctagttgtttgacATATCAGAAGGTCAAGGCTGAGCATTAG